CTGGTTTGTGTCCCATGTTGAGGTTAAATTTTACATTACAGcagtttctttctttgtttctctTCTCGGTTAAGAGACATAGAGGCAAGTGACAAGTGATGGTACATGTGACTGTTGTCTATTTTGTAGATATTTGATCTGTCACGAGATGACTGACCAAAGACTTATTTTACTCGGTTCACATTCATATGTTAGTATGTTGCAATAAACATCAAAgtgagaagaagacaaagtggGTCCTGAATCTTGTGCCAGGAGAAGAACGTGTTGGATtcagaaccagaaacagaaaaGATGTTACATTTACCAAGAAATATAAGTTCATGTCTTCTTTGATCAATAAGCTTGTGTCTACTTTTCATAGTGATTTTAcatttgaaatttgatttttaagtcCAAACGTGAAACTAAAGAAACACACAGAAGAGTCACTAAAGCAAAACAAAAGGgctaggaagaagaagaagaaaaagaagaataagatCATACATTTACACAACATAAGACAACcttccaaaaccaaaaccaaactccTCACTACTTGCCTTCTTCAATAACAATAACACTCACAGTTTTCACAGGACATTCCTCTGGAACCACCACCATAGACCGCCTCACACCACATAATGTCCATAGACACAAAGCCAACACTGCTCCCAAGGCTCCACACACTGCACCCAACACCAAAACACCAAGCATCCCCCATAAACACCCGTTTCTCTCAACACCCACTTCCTCCTCCGTGGATTTCTCAGCCTCCAATGCTTCATACGGCTGAAGCGGCTCTGAATGCATCCACACCGGAGGAGGATGCCATATCTCAACCCCCCACGAATATAGAAAATGCGCATTTGAAGAGTTCCCGTTTGCAGAGCTCAACCCCACCATGAACTCACCACCACTCCAAAGCTCCTCCAAGTCCACCGAGAAAGAGAAGAACGGATCATACATCTTAACCGAACCGGCTTTTCTAAACCGAACCATCATTCTCTTAGAACTCGCCTCATACTCAACCATACAGCTCAGCCTCCCTCCTTTCTCCATCATCAAGTCACCCCTAAACGAAAGGTTTCTAATTTGAGAACCTATCAAGATTCTCGCACGGTTGCCTCCACTGGATACATCAAACTCAAAGCCAACAACCGTCTCGTTCTTTGCGTATCGAAACAGAAACCCTAAAGCAGAGGAGGAGGTGGTGTCTTTCTTACCGAGCAGACCAAGATCAAAACTTGTCGGAACCATTACAAAACCCATGACGTCACTAATCTCGTTAGGCATCGAGAAGGAGAAGTGAGTGGAGAAAGACAACGAGTTCCTCCTCTCTTTACCTTGGAGAAGCTTGATGGGTTTCTTGTAAAGGACTCCTCCCACGCTTCCACTCACTGAGTCAGTCAGCTGAATCGAAGAAGTGGAACTGACTAGCTTCGAATCTCCGAACAGAGACACATCCTTGTCAAAAGTTGGAGACTTTGCGAACCCATCAAATGAAAAGGAGGAGTTCTCGTGTGTAGTAGCCATGGTTCCATGAATCTTGAAGCACAGAACAAACAGAAAGGATAGGGCTTTGAACATCGCCATAGCTTTGAACAGGGAcaagctcttcttcttcttcttcttcttcttctagatgGAATCTTTTAGGAATCGAGAAAGAGTTTTACTTTTTCAAGAAGACAAGTAaagttgttttctttgtttttgtgtggatttacgtgaagaagaagattaaaatATAATCTTCTGAAGAAACCAGAGACCACGATTCGCTCTCATTCTCTTTCTTGTAGTGCTTGCTGACTAAAGGTTGTGAATGCATTTAatgctgtttctttttttttttattcaatgtTATTATTACATTCTCTCTTGTTTAATATTTGAGATTATGAAACCTATGCGCATTTTCTTCAAAACGTTTATAAAAGACATTAAAATGGTTAAGAGTTGTCGAAGAGGCTTTGCTTCACACATTTTGTTTTACTTACGATCAGATGgttacatatatgtaaagaCAGCTTGAGTGAATAATACTGTAATAGTGTACTTATAAAGTGAACTCGATCGTCCTACAAAGAtaattaacattaaataaataaaaaaactcgtTTCAGTGACAAGAAAGAGGGGTCGACATCAATGGACCAATGACAAGAAAGCTCATGGGCAGTCCCCACttggctttcttcttcttttctgatctcatttaaaataattcttgtcaaacaaaaaaacaagaggTAAGTTCCCATAAATTTCTTAAAGGAAGGATGATGATTcaacaaaaagacaaaactttAAGCGTTTCACAAATTGTAGGTCCAAAAAAATATCTGACCAAACAAGAACAAAACGTATCAACAGTATCTAAAGAATCCAAAGAAAAGCTTACATTCAacacttttatgaaataatgtgTGTTCCTCTCCTCTCAAAGCTGAATGCACTAGCAGAAGTTGCAACAAGAGGTTTTatttaggggtgggcgttcggattcggttcggatctattcgaatttcggattttcgggtttaaagattttagtcccattcggatatttctaaattttggttcgggttcggttcagatctttacgggttcggttcgggttagaataacctatttaaattgtttttaaatttcaatatttattatatgcttaaaatttcacaaaatctataaaacaaaataatatattacatataaatttgtataatatatgtcaaaatacctaaaattaacatataaattggtttgatttgaatatttggatagaaaatcagtagatattttaagtattttggtgttttgaatatattttagctattttagacatttatttttgactatttatttatattttcaagtattttagacaacttaaaagtatcttatatattttagatgtttttaatatatattaaatctaaaaataagcaatatatatttaggtatataaatctatttcggttatattcgggtacccgaaatacttcggttcgaattggattcggtttcggttctttagataccaaaattctgaacccgttcggatatttaattaatttcggttcggattcggtgttattttttcggatcgggttcggttcggttcttcggatccggGTTTTTGGCCCAACCCTAGTTTTATTAAagctaaaaaaaagttttattacaTTGGCAAGAAAGCAAATACATAAAGAAAGATTATTTGTCTTGTTTTAAAACGGTAAAACATTTCATGAGTAAAGAGAGCGTTATGTTGTGAAAGACAAAAAATAGTAGTTGAATTTTAGCTATGTATACAATAGAAACTTACATGTTTTGAAGTCTAAAGATATTTATATAACCATAGTGCTGAGATAATATTGCTTTCCTTATATTTAAAACCACCAGATTTTTATGGGTCCACGGTAGATATACTAAAAGCCTTCTGTTGGGAAGTGCGGTGCCCGCCgaagataaaacattttttatggcaATTTTTTTCAGGTTGTATAGAGGTAATGAAAAATCTTAGAGCGAGAAGAATACAAAAGGATATATGTTGTCCTCGATGCGGAGATCCGgaagaatcaataaatcatgtgttttttgaatgttctCCAGTACGTCAAGTGTGGGCATTATCTAAAATACCATCGAATCCCAATATTTTTCCTACTTGTTCTTTTTTTGGtaacatggatcatcttttttggagagtcaatccaaagatggatgacccaccaatttgcatggatattatgatatatatggAAAGGTCGGAATAATAAAGtgtttagtaatctggatattgatccaAGTGAAACACTTAAATTAGCGGAAttggaatcaacactttgggctgaggcacatgTACTCACTGATCAGAAGAGGGAGCGTCAGGTATAGACCAGACCCACATTAGCAACTCCAGGACGATGTTGTTTTATAGATGGTTCGTGGAAagataaagaaatattttcgggacaaggatggtatagtaccTTACCGGGCTTCGATGGTTTATTaggagcaaggaatgtaagAGCATGTCTTTCACATCTTTATTCGGAGGTGGAGGCTTTGATTTgagcaatggaatgtatgaagaatttacgACAGTCTCAGGTTATGTTTgtaacggattgttctcaaatGGTAAaaatggtttcagaaccagaagaatgaccaacATTTGAAAGTTAtctggaagatatcaagcttttacgaagaagttttctcaactcagacatcgttcATGTACCTCAAACGGAGAACATacgggcggatagcttagcacgcagtgttaggaaacaaccgtctttcgtcgttcacatggatacagagttaccgatttggtttacagagtcagtctgtgaatgtcttgttgtcaaaaaaaaaaaaattgattctaTGGGTAGACATGTAACCTTATCAAAAGCCTGCATTTCACTTTATTGTTCTTGAACTTGATTTTTCCCACTCAATTAAAACGTAACATAGTTTCCTATCAGCTTTCAACAATCAATGTCCCTTTTATTGTCTATAGAATTGATTAATTGGCTATAGTATCCATTAGAAACAGAACTTTACAACGACAAAAATGCTATGAATCCCACTCACAACAGAAGACTTCttattgaattaataatatttctCTCTTGGTATTTGATCTACTATATCTATATTTAGATATACTAATCCATCAGAAACTAATTAATACACTCAAGAATATATGCATCTGCTCTATCAAAAGAAATAATCATAATCATCTAGGAGCCACCTCTGAAATGCTCTGAAACGAAATAACAGAAGCCGACGACGATCCTTGATTAACAGCTGGGCTTTTCCCTTTGTAACCTTGTGTTGATGAGCTCTCCTGTGAGCTGCTACCTCTAAGACCGAGGCCACGGTGGTTGCCTCCCTTGTTGACACCTCTGTAGACACCAGGCTCCGTTAAGGCAGACTCGTTGAGCTTAATCTCTTTCCTGCTAAGCATCTCCACCACTTGCTTCATGTTTGGTCTCTTTTGTGCCGCGGCTTGAGTGCAGAATAGAGCTACTTTGATGAATCGTATCACTTCTGCTTCAGGAAACTTGGTAAGATATGGATCCACACACTCTAGTAGCCTCCCTTCTTCTCTCAGCTTCCATACCTACCAAACCACTGATTAActataaaccattgatcacagaTAGTTTTGGACAATTCGTCTCTTTTTCTCAAATAGTTTAAgtacatttttaaattatatttctggttattttatatgtaaatataattaatatttatatatattcgaATATACATTCCGTTCTCGTTTTTAGGTTCGGtttggatatataaatataggaaTTGTTCGGATATTTAGGTATTCAACAGTTTTGATCCggttttggttattttagttCGATTCTTTGAACCACAAAGTTTAGGATGTTTTCATTGACATAGTATATATTGTGTGTTAAGGTATTAGAGTTTATAAGCTTTACCCATTCGACCAGAACCAATAACTCGTCTGTAAAGGCCGCTCTGCTGCTACTACCACCACTTATGACTTCAAGCACAAGTATCCCAAAGCTGTAAACGTCTGCCTTTTTTGTTAACTGACCTAGAAGTGCGTATTCTGGGGCCAAGTATCCCCTGTAGTGTCAGACTTCATTAGCTGAAAACATCTGTAGAGGAAAGATGGAAACATGAAAGGATTCTTACACTGTTCCAGCGACTCGGGTACTAATGTGAGTGACATTGTCTGGAAAAAGCTTTGCCAACCCGAAATCTCCAATCTTGGGACAAAAGTTTCGGTCTAGTAAGATATTACTCGCCTTGATGTCGCGGTGAACCATCTGAGGCTCGACTTCCTCGTGAAGGAAAGCTAAGCCGGAAGCTGTCCCAACGCAAATGGCAGCTCTTGTGGACCAATCAAGTGGAACATACTTACTCATTGAACCTAAAAGATCACTCAAACAACATCAGGAGAAAGACAGGACACACAGTGTTGGACTTGGTAGATGAAC
The window above is part of the Brassica napus cultivar Da-Ae chromosome C3, Da-Ae, whole genome shotgun sequence genome. Proteins encoded here:
- the LOC106352994 gene encoding uncharacterized protein LOC106352994, encoding MAMFKALSFLFVLCFKIHGTMATTHENSSFSFDGFAKSPTFDKDVSLFGDSKLVSSTSSIQLTDSVSGSVGGVLYKKPIKLLQGKERRNSLSFSTHFSFSMPNEISDVMGFVMVPTSFDLGLLGKKDTTSSSALGFLFRYAKNETVVGFEFDVSSGGNRARILIGSQIRNLSFRGDLMMEKGGRLSCMVEYEASSKRMMVRFRKAGSVKMYDPFFSFSVDLEELWSGGEFMVGLSSANGNSSNAHFLYSWGVEIWHPPPVWMHSEPLQPYEALEAEKSTEEEVGVERNGCLWGMLGVLVLGAVCGALGAVLALCLWTLCGVRRSMVVVPEECPVKTVSVIVIEEGK
- the LOC106352992 gene encoding putative serine/threonine-protein kinase: MFFNCFRVLDKCKRNDRLGQKEAEEICTDNVRVFSYNSLRSATDDFHPSTRIGGGGFGVVYKGVLRDGTQVAVKSLSAESKQGTREFLTEINLISNIHHPNLVNLIGCCIEGNNRILVYEYLENNSLASVLLGSMSKYVPLDWSTRAAICVGTASGLAFLHEEVEPQMVHRDIKASNILLDRNFCPKIGDFGLAKLFPDNVTHISTRVAGTVGYLAPEYALLGQLTKKADVYSFGILVLEVISGGSSSRAAFTDELLVLVEWVWKLREEGRLLECVDPYLTKFPEAEVIRFIKVALFCTQAAAQKRPNMKQVVEMLSRKEIKLNESALTEPGVYRGVNKGGNHRGLGLRGSSSQESSSTQGYKGKSPAVNQGSSSASVISFQSISEVAPR